Proteins found in one Coleofasciculaceae cyanobacterium genomic segment:
- the rfbB gene encoding dTDP-glucose 4,6-dehydratase yields the protein MSQDSNRTPRRILVTGGAGFIGSNFVHHWCNSYRGDRVVVLDALTYAGNQQNLASLTGNSDLQFVQGDICDRTLVDRVLDSENIDTVAHFAAESHVDRSIIGPGAFVQTNVVGTFTLLEAFRQRWNQRDRPQSDRFLHVSTDEVYGSLDRDDAAFTETTPYTPNSPYSASKAGSDHLARAYFHTYGMPTMITNCSNNYGPYHFPEKLIPLMCINILLGKPLPVYGDGQNIRDWLYVEDHCRALDVVIHRGEPGETYNVGGNNEVKNIDLVEQLCKLMDELAPNIPVRPSRNLITFVKDRAGHDRRYAIDASKIKRELGWSPQETVAGGLRRTVEWYLANQDWWQPLLSEEYKNYYDRVYAQEALSS from the coding sequence ATGTCACAAGATAGTAATAGAACACCCCGTCGGATCTTAGTTACGGGAGGAGCAGGGTTTATCGGCTCAAACTTTGTCCATCACTGGTGCAATAGCTATCGGGGCGATCGCGTGGTGGTTTTGGATGCCTTAACTTATGCTGGGAATCAACAAAATCTAGCCAGTTTAACTGGTAACTCCGATTTGCAGTTTGTTCAGGGAGATATTTGCGATCGCACTTTAGTAGATCGCGTTTTAGATTCAGAAAACATTGATACCGTGGCTCATTTTGCTGCCGAATCTCATGTAGATCGTTCCATTATTGGACCTGGAGCTTTTGTGCAGACTAACGTAGTGGGAACATTCACCCTCTTAGAAGCCTTTCGCCAACGCTGGAATCAACGCGATCGGCCTCAGTCAGACCGCTTTTTGCACGTCTCTACCGATGAAGTTTATGGCAGCCTAGATCGAGACGATGCAGCCTTTACCGAGACTACTCCTTATACTCCTAACAGTCCTTATTCAGCATCTAAAGCAGGCAGCGATCACTTAGCAAGAGCCTATTTCCATACTTACGGAATGCCTACCATGATTACTAACTGTTCTAATAATTATGGACCCTATCATTTCCCCGAAAAATTAATTCCTTTGATGTGTATTAATATCCTCTTGGGTAAACCTTTGCCTGTATACGGTGACGGGCAAAATATTCGAGATTGGCTTTATGTCGAAGATCACTGTCGCGCTTTGGATGTAGTAATTCATCGCGGTGAGCCTGGAGAAACCTATAACGTCGGTGGTAATAACGAAGTCAAAAACATCGATCTGGTAGAGCAGCTGTGTAAACTGATGGACGAGCTAGCACCGAATATCCCTGTTCGTCCCTCGCGAAACTTAATTACCTTCGTCAAAGATCGAGCAGGTCACGATCGCCGTTATGCTATTGATGCCAGTAAAATCAAGCGCGAGCTAGGCTGGAGTCCTCAAGAAACTGTAGCAGGAGGCTTGCGCCGTACCGTTGAGTGGTATTTGGCAAATCAAGACTGGTGGCAACCATTACTCAGTGAGGAGTATAAAAATTACTACGATCGGGTGTATGCTCAGGAAGCTCTTAGCTCTTAG
- a CDS encoding tetratricopeptide repeat protein, translated as MLKVDEAQVCLEQAQKHWQSKQWQATIQACAKALAIDQQLAQAHKLMGDALQKTDRIKEAVGYYQEAIAIKPDFAEVYANLGTLYARQQQWQQAIDSYQQALKIEPNFTAIYRHLIKCQLQQQNKISSVDQAIPESEQILNNYLHQGQTLQQQGETEAALKQYLNAAKLKPQRVETYQEIVKLCERLELWRQAAKYCRHILQLSIADNKSAVNKPLVAKSLLELPKLPQGKTPDLSTAENQFNLAGLSAKQQDWSKAISHYQQAIALEPKMAKAYLELARILERFGERLKATQYWLQAIALDSKGISDREYLALGKNLASQGKHNSAITCYYRAIKQQPNLIDAYLALGTLLTKLGAKERAIACYLQGLEQQQHSELYFRLGNLYQVQQKWTQATLCYQKATQHDAKHAAAYHELGEALSHQKQWSQAVTAYRQAIELKADFSWSYNNLGYALIQLERWSEALPIYQQAIALNPDFPWSYYNLAETCGKLGQWNRAIEYYQQSVRIQPDLPQLQQKLGDAFYRRSQHDRAIALQHFLQAIEQDPNNPEAYHQALAIDNRNIALYLKLGDILQQSGASDEALVIYQMALQIQPKNNEVLSRIQKCRVVPVSPIQAGDNTPQPDFQALANELQEILPHSDTPEVSIIIPVYNQLGYTLKCLKAIAINLTDTQIEIILVNDCSTDRTEEILASVTAVTLVNSQSNQGFIHSCNQGASLAKGKYLYFLNNDTEIKSNCIESLVTVLAQDNRVGAVGSKLIYPQGSLQEAGGIVWQDASGWNYGRQDNPHAPKYNYLRPVDYCSGASLMVRREVFERLNGFERDFAPAYYEDTDLCFAIRHQLGLKVMYQPKSEVIHYEGISSGTSTTSGTKKYQLVNAVKFKQKWQGVLNQNNYLPNVGIANVALSTRKYLGNKTILVIDSYMPSYDRESGSRRLFELLKIFQALNYHVIFAADNGVKAEPYTSVLQNLQIEVLYTQPGYGTSIERQITERLSSVDLAWICRPNLNEKYMALIRQKPEIKVVYDTIDLHYLRLKRAWEIDPNQNTQAEWSQMQAQEFKMAHQADLTITVTPIEQKILQAQAINNVAVIPNIHTPRSSNIPGFNQRSGILFIGSYNHPPNVDAVLWLCQEIMPLVWQTNPELKVTLLGNNPNADILALANNRIKVTGYIDDVSPYFLSHKLSVSPLRYGAGMKGKIGQSLEYSLPVVSTKIGTEGMNLSPEQHILEANNTLDFAQQIIRLDRDATLWNYLSGNAQQAIADFSPEAVQQKIEHIFQQFLTIEDNRKKSD; from the coding sequence ATGCTCAAAGTAGATGAGGCTCAAGTTTGTTTAGAACAAGCACAGAAGCATTGGCAGTCAAAACAATGGCAGGCAACAATTCAAGCCTGTGCTAAGGCACTTGCCATAGATCAACAGCTAGCCCAAGCTCATAAATTAATGGGTGACGCTCTGCAAAAAACCGATCGAATCAAAGAAGCGGTTGGTTACTATCAAGAAGCGATCGCCATTAAGCCTGATTTTGCCGAAGTCTATGCCAACTTGGGAACTCTCTATGCTCGACAACAACAATGGCAGCAAGCGATCGACAGTTATCAGCAGGCACTCAAGATCGAGCCTAATTTTACCGCCATATATCGGCACTTAATTAAATGCCAGCTACAACAGCAAAATAAAATAAGTTCAGTCGATCAAGCAATTCCTGAATCCGAGCAGATTTTAAATAACTATCTCCATCAAGGGCAAACTTTGCAGCAACAGGGAGAGACAGAAGCTGCTCTAAAACAATATTTGAATGCTGCCAAACTGAAACCACAACGAGTTGAAACCTATCAAGAGATTGTTAAACTTTGCGAACGTTTGGAGTTATGGCGCCAGGCAGCTAAATACTGTCGTCATATTTTACAGTTATCTATTGCTGACAACAAGAGTGCTGTCAACAAGCCGCTGGTTGCAAAATCACTTTTAGAATTGCCCAAGCTACCCCAGGGCAAAACGCCAGACTTAAGCACCGCCGAGAATCAATTTAATCTGGCTGGTTTATCTGCCAAGCAGCAAGACTGGTCAAAGGCAATCTCACACTATCAACAGGCGATCGCTCTTGAGCCAAAAATGGCAAAGGCGTATTTAGAGTTAGCTCGAATATTAGAACGCTTTGGCGAGCGCTTGAAAGCGACACAATATTGGTTACAGGCGATCGCGCTAGACTCAAAGGGAATTAGCGATCGCGAATATTTAGCACTGGGTAAAAATTTAGCCAGTCAAGGAAAACATAATTCAGCCATTACCTGTTATTATCGAGCCATCAAGCAACAGCCTAACTTGATTGATGCCTATCTGGCTTTAGGCACATTACTGACTAAATTGGGCGCAAAAGAGCGGGCGATCGCTTGCTATCTGCAAGGTTTAGAACAGCAACAACATTCTGAACTCTATTTTCGCTTAGGTAATCTTTATCAAGTCCAGCAAAAGTGGACGCAGGCTACTCTTTGCTATCAAAAAGCAACTCAACACGACGCCAAACACGCCGCAGCCTATCACGAACTAGGGGAAGCACTAAGCCACCAGAAGCAATGGTCACAAGCAGTTACTGCCTATCGTCAGGCAATTGAGCTTAAAGCCGATTTTTCTTGGTCATATAATAATTTAGGCTATGCTCTAATTCAGTTAGAACGGTGGTCAGAAGCTCTACCTATCTATCAGCAGGCGATCGCGCTTAACCCAGATTTTCCTTGGTCATATTACAATCTTGCCGAAACTTGTGGCAAACTTGGTCAATGGAATCGAGCGATTGAATACTATCAACAGTCGGTTCGGATACAGCCCGATCTGCCTCAGCTACAGCAAAAGTTAGGCGATGCTTTCTACCGTCGTAGTCAACACGATCGCGCGATCGCGTTGCAGCATTTTTTACAGGCGATCGAGCAAGATCCTAATAACCCTGAAGCCTATCATCAGGCTTTGGCGATCGATAACCGCAATATTGCTCTTTATCTCAAGCTGGGAGATATTTTACAGCAGAGTGGAGCAAGCGATGAGGCACTTGTCATCTATCAAATGGCGCTGCAAATTCAGCCAAAAAATAACGAAGTACTATCTCGTATCCAAAAATGTCGGGTTGTCCCCGTTTCACCAATTCAGGCTGGCGATAATACACCGCAACCAGATTTTCAGGCATTGGCGAATGAATTACAAGAGATTTTGCCTCACAGCGATACTCCTGAAGTTTCCATTATTATTCCCGTCTATAACCAGTTAGGCTATACTCTTAAATGCCTTAAGGCGATCGCCATTAACCTGACAGACACTCAAATAGAAATTATTTTGGTTAATGATTGCTCTACGGATCGAACTGAAGAAATTTTAGCCTCAGTTACTGCGGTTACTTTGGTTAATAGCCAATCTAATCAGGGCTTTATTCACTCCTGCAATCAGGGTGCATCTTTAGCCAAAGGGAAGTATCTGTATTTTCTCAACAACGATACAGAGATTAAGTCCAATTGTATTGAGAGTCTGGTTACGGTTTTGGCACAAGACAATCGAGTCGGTGCAGTCGGTTCAAAGCTGATATATCCTCAGGGGAGTTTACAGGAAGCAGGAGGTATTGTTTGGCAAGACGCTTCGGGGTGGAACTATGGTAGACAAGATAATCCCCATGCTCCTAAATACAACTATTTGCGTCCCGTAGACTATTGTTCGGGGGCTAGTCTGATGGTGAGGCGAGAGGTTTTTGAACGTTTAAACGGCTTTGAACGAGATTTTGCTCCAGCCTACTATGAAGATACCGATCTTTGCTTTGCTATTCGTCATCAGCTAGGACTTAAGGTGATGTATCAACCAAAGTCTGAGGTGATTCACTATGAAGGTATTAGTTCGGGTACTTCCACCACCAGCGGTACTAAAAAATATCAGTTAGTTAATGCTGTTAAGTTCAAGCAAAAATGGCAGGGTGTTCTGAATCAAAATAATTATTTACCTAATGTGGGCATTGCCAATGTTGCTTTGTCTACCAGGAAATATTTAGGTAACAAGACTATTTTAGTGATTGATAGCTATATGCCGAGCTATGATCGAGAGTCTGGTTCACGTCGTTTGTTTGAACTGTTAAAGATTTTCCAAGCTTTAAATTATCACGTAATTTTTGCTGCGGATAATGGCGTAAAAGCTGAACCTTATACTTCAGTTTTACAGAATTTGCAGATTGAAGTTTTATATACTCAACCAGGCTACGGTACGAGTATTGAGCGACAAATAACTGAGCGACTATCATCTGTCGATCTTGCCTGGATTTGTCGCCCCAATCTCAATGAAAAATATATGGCTCTAATTCGCCAAAAACCAGAAATTAAAGTTGTTTATGACACCATCGATCTACACTATCTACGCCTCAAAAGAGCTTGGGAGATTGACCCCAATCAAAATACCCAGGCCGAATGGTCACAAATGCAAGCCCAGGAATTTAAAATGGCTCATCAGGCAGATTTAACGATTACCGTTACTCCCATTGAACAAAAAATATTGCAGGCTCAAGCAATAAATAATGTGGCAGTGATCCCTAATATTCATACTCCCCGTAGCAGTAATATTCCTGGTTTTAACCAGCGTTCGGGAATCTTGTTTATTGGTAGCTATAATCATCCTCCCAATGTTGATGCGGTGCTATGGCTGTGCCAAGAAATTATGCCCTTGGTGTGGCAAACGAACCCAGAACTTAAAGTTACTTTGCTTGGTAATAATCCTAATGCAGATATCTTAGCCTTAGCTAATAATCGGATTAAGGTAACAGGCTACATTGATGATGTTAGTCCTTATTTTTTGAGTCATAAACTGTCAGTTTCTCCTCTGAGATATGGTGCAGGAATGAAGGGCAAAATTGGTCAGAGTTTGGAATATAGTTTACCAGTAGTTTCGACTAAAATTGGCACGGAAGGAATGAATTTAAGTCCCGAACAACATATTTTAGAAGCTAATAATACGCTAGATTTTGCCCAGCAAATTATCCGCCTTGATCGCGATGCTACCCTTTGGAATTATCTATCTGGCAATGCCCAACAGGCGATCGCTGACTTTAGCCCAGAAGCAGTTCAACAAAAAATAGAGCATATTTTTCAACAATTTCTAACAATAGAGGACAATCGCAAAAAAAGCGATTAA
- a CDS encoding glycosyltransferase yields MESVKSKPNTHAANSSTEWFTTEAVAKHKAGEPQAAIGYYLKVIKMAQSPPAWIYGNVITLLAKVERSDEGIELGNRALEIHSESDEIYRAIAIASDRKGDNNKSIECYRQAIKINSEQPLWVYYRLTELLTKENALDEAIAIGQQGIKQNPNSHWLYYYVGEALAAKPEWEQAIAAYIRSLELKSDFIEASQKLDYALEHRKELSPSGEGGAHTLRQTKPEKATTPLVPASPIENSTIGIEGSIVAKITEVTLGGMLRGWAIDNQSPDKPIKFRVLANHKPIQDVNTGEVLDDELTEGLAGKPRKLEVQLPVEILNARQHVFELLPLDRGKTKQQPIYLNLTVPRRAVGVVDLAEGNRLRGWALPEGHTEGAAKLDVYIDDIFYSEIQANVSRPDLLKQGLGNGKNGFDFTLPLPANREHKYQVAVVFSGTQQDLKRSPIFMEGGPAKGHLKNSVIARVTEIGLGGILRGWAIDNAQSDRAVKLKVLIDDRPIAVVETQELYPHVTDKFLIATPRKFEVQLPLDLLDNLEHSISLVPLSKTKESLTPISSRMVIPRRGFGVVDAWVNNSLRGWVLPDNHESSAAMLDVYIDGIFYKEVKANILRHDLIKHGISAKGENGFEIALPVPPEQKREYQVEIFFKGTKQNLKRSPAKINYEQSELNKNQFGRFSQLYSQPQPNITGITIIIPVYNAYDAVRQCLASVFEHTSRDAKLIVINDASPDERIQPMLEEAVANRPNVQLITNEENLGYTRTINRGINLAPDDDIILLNSDTSVGPRWLQNMRVAAYHDRDIGTVTAISDNSGAFSVPTMGQANDFPIWLQGDETARAIAQHSSLIYPETPTGSGFCLYIRRELMNDIGGFDESAFPRGYGEENDFCMRAIRAGWRHIVDDRTLVYHVRSASFQGEKKALYQPGRIVVDQRYPEYKALVTHFVQSPQMDLMRYQVRKLLENSPQLAKPRPRVLFVISTKTGGTPQTNQDLMTGLGERYHPMLLICDSKEISLYDARPEEHILLEEIKLRSPINPTAHTSKEYDNIVGDLLIRYGIELVHIRHIAWHSVSLARLTQRLDIPTILSFHDFYTICPTVNLLDENLTFCGGECTASEGRCPTPIWPEYRLVNLKHDFIKTWQLNMAKMFQYVDAFVTTAPSAKAMMTKIYPELKQANFKVIPHGRNFTHLQTEPTFVLRPPKPNKPLRVLFPGNISSSKGAELIVEIKKLDVNNRLEFHFLGRTRHFLKSVGTLHGTYTRADFDLWMQKIRPHCVGIFSIWPETYCHTLTESWASGVPVVAINKGAVGERIARHGGGWLIDEVDAEVVYNRLLDIANDVEGYIEKISYLNQWQLTYARQNNIETMAAQYHKLYQQVISESRPFELNQQVRYRRVGVFINSQLPPTAHIRVLEWLQHPLISDRLDAQILDIDAFINDTNQLFDLDAVLIQRNIIQPHNVQPVIDACRDRNLPIVYEIDDNLLNVPLDKDRQEVYARSAPAIKALATAATQVIVSTEPLARQMRTFNDRVTVIPNVIAESSWLKPTVAVELPQQVLDIAPGTFKVLYMGNSSHVEDLAMIKPVFDSFNDENLNVRLLVIGGEPEVAENAPDWYTRISIPQGYESYDKFVTWFRQIAGACDLAIAPLVANEFNQYKSPLKFLQYSAVGLPGIYSNCTPYQEVVTHEVDGILTNNDPESWRQAISKCVSERNKLKLLAESAQKIVFERYLMSSFANSYINIFEAALKTIN; encoded by the coding sequence ATGGAATCAGTTAAGTCGAAGCCGAACACTCATGCCGCCAATTCTTCTACAGAATGGTTTACGACCGAAGCAGTTGCTAAGCACAAAGCGGGTGAACCCCAAGCGGCAATTGGCTATTATTTGAAAGTCATTAAAATGGCTCAGTCACCTCCTGCTTGGATTTATGGTAATGTGATTACCTTACTGGCAAAAGTTGAGCGCAGTGATGAAGGAATTGAATTAGGAAATCGAGCTTTAGAAATACATTCTGAATCTGATGAAATTTATCGAGCGATCGCTATTGCTTCAGATAGAAAGGGAGACAACAACAAAAGTATTGAATGTTACCGTCAGGCAATTAAAATCAACTCCGAACAACCCCTTTGGGTTTACTATCGTCTGACAGAACTTTTAACCAAAGAAAATGCTTTAGATGAGGCGATCGCTATTGGACAGCAAGGAATCAAACAAAACCCCAACTCCCACTGGCTATACTATTATGTCGGAGAAGCCTTGGCGGCAAAACCAGAATGGGAACAGGCGATCGCAGCCTATATTCGTTCTCTAGAATTAAAATCTGATTTTATCGAAGCTTCCCAAAAGCTTGACTATGCCCTCGAACATCGTAAGGAGCTGTCCCCTTCTGGCGAGGGCGGGGCTCATACGCTCCGTCAGACTAAACCTGAAAAAGCAACCACACCTCTAGTACCAGCTAGTCCCATAGAGAACAGCACTATTGGTATAGAAGGTTCAATTGTCGCTAAAATCACGGAGGTTACGTTAGGGGGTATGCTTCGCGGCTGGGCAATTGATAATCAGTCCCCTGACAAGCCAATAAAATTTAGAGTGTTGGCAAATCATAAACCAATTCAGGATGTCAATACTGGGGAGGTATTGGACGATGAATTGACCGAAGGTTTAGCTGGTAAGCCCAGAAAGTTGGAAGTACAGCTACCCGTGGAGATTTTAAACGCTCGCCAACATGTGTTTGAACTGCTGCCATTAGATCGGGGCAAAACTAAACAGCAGCCAATTTACCTTAATTTAACTGTACCTCGTCGCGCCGTAGGAGTTGTCGATTTAGCTGAGGGGAATCGTCTGCGGGGATGGGCTTTACCCGAAGGGCATACAGAAGGTGCTGCCAAGCTTGATGTCTATATTGATGACATATTCTATAGCGAGATTCAGGCTAATGTATCCCGACCCGATTTACTCAAACAGGGACTAGGTAACGGTAAAAACGGCTTTGACTTTACTCTACCTCTACCTGCCAATCGAGAACACAAGTATCAGGTGGCGGTAGTTTTTAGCGGTACGCAACAGGATCTTAAGCGCAGTCCGATCTTCATGGAGGGAGGCCCTGCTAAAGGTCATCTCAAAAATTCAGTCATTGCCAGAGTTACCGAAATTGGACTGGGGGGCATCCTGCGGGGCTGGGCAATTGATAATGCCCAAAGCGATCGCGCCGTCAAACTCAAGGTCTTAATTGACGATCGGCCAATAGCTGTAGTGGAAACTCAAGAGCTTTATCCCCATGTTACAGATAAATTCTTGATTGCTACACCCCGTAAGTTTGAGGTGCAGTTACCCTTGGATTTACTCGATAACCTAGAACACTCTATTTCTTTAGTTCCTCTAAGTAAGACCAAAGAAAGTCTGACGCCGATTTCCTCACGGATGGTAATACCTCGTCGTGGTTTTGGTGTGGTAGATGCGTGGGTCAATAATTCTCTGCGAGGCTGGGTCTTGCCCGATAATCATGAGTCATCTGCCGCTATGCTGGATGTCTATATTGACGGCATCTTTTATAAAGAGGTCAAGGCAAATATATTACGTCACGATCTAATCAAACACGGCATCAGTGCTAAAGGCGAAAATGGCTTTGAAATTGCTTTGCCCGTCCCACCCGAACAAAAGAGGGAATATCAGGTTGAGATCTTCTTTAAAGGTACTAAGCAAAACTTAAAAAGAAGCCCCGCTAAGATTAACTACGAGCAAAGTGAGCTAAACAAAAATCAGTTTGGTAGGTTCTCTCAGCTATATAGCCAACCGCAACCCAATATTACTGGCATCACGATTATAATTCCTGTTTACAACGCCTATGATGCGGTGCGTCAATGTTTGGCTTCGGTCTTTGAACATACTTCCAGAGACGCTAAATTGATCGTGATTAACGATGCTAGTCCCGATGAGCGCATCCAACCCATGTTAGAGGAGGCAGTAGCGAATCGTCCTAACGTCCAGCTAATTACTAACGAGGAAAATTTAGGCTACACCAGAACTATTAATCGAGGTATTAATCTAGCTCCAGACGATGATATTATTCTGCTCAATAGCGATACTTCCGTAGGACCTCGTTGGTTACAAAATATGCGAGTTGCTGCCTATCACGATCGTGATATCGGCACAGTAACGGCAATCTCAGATAATTCTGGGGCGTTTTCCGTACCAACAATGGGTCAAGCCAACGATTTTCCGATCTGGTTGCAAGGCGACGAAACCGCCAGGGCGATCGCTCAGCATAGTTCGTTGATTTATCCTGAAACCCCAACAGGAAGTGGCTTCTGTCTCTATATTCGTCGCGAGTTGATGAATGATATCGGGGGGTTTGACGAGTCGGCTTTCCCCAGAGGCTATGGAGAAGAAAATGATTTTTGTATGCGGGCAATTCGGGCAGGATGGCGACATATCGTAGACGATCGCACTCTGGTTTATCATGTTCGTTCGGCTAGTTTCCAGGGAGAGAAAAAAGCCCTTTATCAACCAGGTCGGATTGTAGTTGACCAACGCTATCCTGAATACAAAGCTTTGGTGACTCATTTTGTGCAGTCTCCGCAGATGGACTTGATGCGCTACCAGGTGAGAAAGCTGCTCGAAAATTCGCCTCAATTAGCCAAACCCCGTCCTCGCGTGCTGTTTGTCATTTCGACCAAAACAGGCGGCACACCTCAGACAAATCAAGACTTAATGACTGGTTTGGGAGAACGATATCATCCGATGCTGTTAATCTGCGACAGTAAAGAAATCAGCCTTTATGATGCGCGACCAGAAGAGCATATTTTACTCGAAGAAATCAAATTGCGATCGCCAATAAATCCTACCGCCCACACCTCTAAAGAATACGACAACATTGTTGGCGATCTGTTGATTCGTTATGGGATTGAACTGGTTCATATTCGTCATATAGCTTGGCACAGTGTTTCTTTGGCGCGTTTGACCCAAAGGCTTGATATCCCTACGATTCTTTCTTTCCACGATTTCTATACCATCTGTCCGACAGTTAACCTGCTGGATGAAAATTTAACTTTCTGTGGTGGTGAGTGTACCGCTAGCGAAGGACGTTGTCCCACGCCAATTTGGCCCGAATATCGCCTGGTTAATTTAAAACATGATTTTATTAAAACTTGGCAACTAAACATGGCAAAGATGTTTCAATACGTTGATGCTTTTGTGACTACCGCGCCTTCTGCCAAAGCGATGATGACCAAAATTTATCCCGAACTGAAGCAGGCTAACTTTAAAGTTATTCCTCATGGACGAAATTTTACTCATCTGCAAACCGAACCCACCTTTGTTCTCAGACCACCCAAGCCCAATAAACCCCTCAGAGTGTTGTTCCCTGGCAACATCAGTTCTTCTAAGGGTGCGGAATTAATTGTCGAAATTAAAAAGCTCGATGTCAATAATCGCCTAGAATTCCACTTCCTGGGTCGTACTAGACATTTCCTCAAGTCTGTCGGTACTCTTCACGGTACTTATACTCGTGCTGATTTCGATCTGTGGATGCAGAAAATTCGACCCCACTGTGTTGGTATTTTCTCAATTTGGCCGGAAACTTACTGTCATACTCTGACAGAGTCTTGGGCGAGTGGTGTTCCCGTAGTGGCAATTAATAAAGGTGCGGTGGGCGAACGCATCGCTCGTCATGGTGGAGGCTGGTTAATCGATGAAGTTGATGCTGAAGTGGTCTACAACAGGCTGTTGGATATTGCTAACGATGTAGAAGGATATATCGAGAAAATATCTTACCTCAATCAGTGGCAGCTAACTTACGCCAGACAAAACAATATCGAAACGATGGCTGCTCAATACCATAAACTTTATCAGCAGGTAATTTCTGAGTCTCGACCCTTTGAGTTAAATCAACAAGTCCGCTATCGTCGAGTCGGGGTGTTTATTAATTCCCAACTGCCGCCTACGGCACATATTCGCGTACTGGAATGGCTGCAACATCCTCTAATAAGCGATCGCCTGGATGCCCAAATCTTAGACATCGACGCTTTTATCAACGACACTAACCAATTGTTCGACCTGGATGCAGTATTGATTCAGCGCAACATTATTCAACCCCACAATGTTCAACCTGTAATTGATGCCTGTCGCGATCGCAATCTGCCCATTGTTTATGAGATTGACGATAATCTATTAAACGTACCCCTAGACAAAGATCGCCAGGAAGTATACGCCAGAAGCGCTCCCGCTATCAAAGCTTTAGCCACAGCAGCCACCCAGGTAATTGTCAGCACCGAACCTTTAGCAAGACAGATGCGCACCTTTAACGATCGCGTCACGGTTATTCCTAATGTAATTGCCGAATCTAGCTGGCTCAAGCCTACAGTGGCGGTTGAATTACCTCAACAGGTATTAGATATTGCTCCAGGGACTTTCAAAGTACTTTATATGGGCAACTCCTCTCATGTCGAAGACTTGGCAATGATTAAGCCAGTGTTTGACAGCTTTAACGATGAGAATCTTAATGTCAGACTGCTAGTGATTGGTGGTGAACCTGAAGTAGCGGAGAATGCACCTGATTGGTATACCCGAATCTCTATTCCTCAAGGATATGAGTCTTATGACAAGTTTGTCACTTGGTTTCGTCAAATTGCTGGAGCGTGCGATCTAGCGATCGCACCTTTAGTAGCTAATGAGTTTAATCAATATAAAAGTCCTCTCAAGTTCCTCCAGTATTCCGCTGTTGGTTTACCAGGGATTTATAGCAACTGCACTCCTTATCAAGAGGTTGTTACTCACGAAGTTGATGGCATTCTAACTAATAACGATCCAGAATCTTGGCGTCAGGCAATATCAAAATGTGTCAGCGAGCGAAATAAATTGAAATTATTAGCTGAGTCAGCTCAAAAAATAGTCTTTGAGCGATATTTGATGTCTAGCTTTGCTAATTCTTACATCAATATTTTTGAAGCAGCTTTGAAGACAATCAATTAA